A genome region from Columba livia isolate bColLiv1 breed racing homer chromosome 2, bColLiv1.pat.W.v2, whole genome shotgun sequence includes the following:
- the KRIT1 gene encoding krev interaction trapped protein 1 — translation MGNPEHIGDVYVAVIRPKNTASLNSREYRAKSYEILLLEVPIEGQKKKRKKVLLETKLQGGTEITQSILDYVLEVTKPISPANQGIKGKRVVLMKKFPLDGEKAGQEASLYIVPTVVKDNTKYAYSPGCPVFYCLQDIMRVCSESSTHFATLTARMLIALDKWLDERHTQSHSIPALFRPSPLERIKTNVINPAYAIEPGQSESSLHMGYTALEIKSKMLALEKADMCIYNPLFGSDLQYTNRVDKVVINPYFGLGAPDYSKVQIPKREKWQRSMSSVTEDKEHQWVDDFPLHRSACEGDSDLLSHLLDKKFSVNQLDSDHWAPIHYACWYGKVEATRMLLEKGKCNPNLLNGQLSSPLHFAAGGGHAEIVQILLNHPEIDRHITDHQGRSPLNVCEENKQNEWEETAKLLKEAINKPYEKARIYRMDGSYRSVELKHGNNTTVQQIMEGMRLSQETQQYFTIWICSENLSLQLKPYHKPLQHIRDWPEIFTELTNLDPQRETSQLFLRRDVRLPLEVEKKIEDPLAILILFDEARYNLLKGFYTSPDAKLITLASLLLQIVYGNYESKKHKQGFLNEENLKSIVPITKLKSKAPHWTNRILHEYKNLSTSEGVSKEMHHLQRMFLQNCWEIPTYGAAFFTGQIFTKASSSSHKVIKVYVGVNVKGLHLLNMETKALLLSLKYGCFMWQLGDGDTCFQIHSLENKMSFIVHTKQAGLVVKLLMKLNGQLMPSERNE, via the exons ATGGGAAACCCAGAACACATTGGAGATGTGTATGTTGCTGTGATTCGTCCAAAAAATACCGCCAGCCTGAATTCCCGGGAATATCGAGCTAAATCCTATGAA attttgttGCTTGAAGTTCCCATTGAAggccaaaagaagaaaaggaagaaagttttGCTGGAAACTAAACTACAGGGAGGCACTGAGATAACTCAGAGCATCTTGGATTATGTATTAGAAGTTACCAAACCAATTTCACCAGCCAACCAGGGTATTAAAG GAAAGCGTGTAGTGTTGATGAAGAAGTTTCCTCTTGATGGAGAAAAGGCAGGCCAGGAGGCATCACTTTACATTGTTCCAACTGTTGTGAAAG ataACACGAAATATGCATACAGTCCTGGATGCCCTGTGTTCTACTGTTTACAAGACATCATGAGAGTCTGCAGTGAATCCAGCACTCACTTTGCTACGCTTACTGCAAGAATGTTAATTGCCTTGGATAA GTGGTTGGATGAACGGCACACCCAGTCTCACTCCATCCCAGCTTTATTCAGGCCATCTCCTCTTGagagaattaaaacaaatgtaatAAACCCTGCCTATGCTATAGAACCTGGTCAATCAGAGAGCTCATTACACATGGGTTATACTGCCCTGGAAATAAAGAGTAAAATGTTGGCACTGGAGAAAGCAGATATGTGTATCTATAATCCTTTGTTTGGGTCGGACCTTCAGTATACCAATAGG GTTGACAAAGTGGTAATAAATCCATACTTTGGTCTTGGAGCCCCAGATTATTCAAAGGTTCAGATTCCTAAAAGAGAAAAGTGGCAACGCAGCATGAGCAGTGTCACAGAGGACAA GGAACACCAGTGGGTAGATGATTTCCCTCTTCACCGCAGTGCATGCGAAGGCGACTCTGATTTGCTAAGCCATCTCCTGGATAAAAAGTTTTCTGTTAATCAGTTAGATAGTGACCACTGGGCACCTATCCATTATGCATGCTG GTATGGAAAAGTTGAAGCCACTCGAATGTTGTTGGAGAAAGGGAAATGCAATCCAAATCTTTTGAACGGACAGCTTAGCTCTCCTCTTCATTTCGCTGCTGGAGGTGGGCATGCTGAAATAGTACAAATTCTACTAAATCACCCAGAAATTGACAGA CATATTACTGATCACCAAGGAAGGTCTCCACTGAATGtctgtgaagaaaacaaacaaaatgagtgGGAAGAAACTGCAAAACTGCTGAAGGAAGCCATAAATAAACCT tATGAAAAGGCACGCATTTATCGTATGGATGGGTCATATCGCTCTGTTGAGTTGAAACATGGAAACAATACCACTGTCCAGCAGATCATGGAGGGAATGCGGTTGTCTCAAGAAACTCAGCAGTACTTCACTATCTGGATCTGTTCGGAGAACCTCA GCCTTCAACTGAAGCCGTATCACAAGCCTTTGCAGCATATTCGAGACTGGCCTGAAATATTCACTGAACTGACGAACTTGGATCCTCAAAGGGAAACTTCACAGCTTTTCCTGAGAAGAGATGTGAGACTTCCACTGGAAGTAGAGAAAAAG ATTGAGGATCCGTTGGCTATTCTTATCCTTTTTGATGAAGCCAGATATAATTTACTGAAAGGTTTCTATACGTCGCCTGATGCCAAGCTGATCACACTGGCAAGTCTGCTTCTACAAATAGTCTATGGAAATTATGAGAGCAAGAAACATAAACAGGGCTTTCTGAA tgaagaaaatctgaaatctATAGTACCAATCACTAAACTAAAAAGTAAAGCTCCTCATTGGACAAACAGGATACTTCACGAATACAAG AATCTCAGCACCAGTGAAGGTGTAAGTAAGGAAATGCATCACCTTCAGCGCATGTTCTTGCAGAATTGCTGGGAAATTCCTACTTATGGAGCCGCGTTTTTCACAGGACAAATATTCACCAAAGCAAGTTCAAGTAGCCATAAAGTCATCAAAGTGTATGTAGGAGTAAATGTAAAAGGGCTGCACCTCCTCAACATGGAAACCAAG GCTTTACTCCTCAGCCTAAAGTATGGTTGCTTTATGTGGCAGTTGGGAGATGGAGATACATGTTTTCAAATCCAcagtctggaaaacaaaatgagcTTTATTGTGCATACCAAACAG GCAGGTCTCGTCGTAAAACTTCTGATGAAATTAAATGGCCAGTTAATGCCAAGTGAAAGAAATGAATGA